In Macadamia integrifolia cultivar HAES 741 chromosome 12, SCU_Mint_v3, whole genome shotgun sequence, the following are encoded in one genomic region:
- the LOC122058397 gene encoding monodehydroascorbate reductase 3, cytosolic-like, which translates to MAEKHFKYVIVGGGVAAGYAAREFAKQGLKSGELAIISKEAVAPYERPALSKAYLFPQGFARLPGFHVCVGSGGERLLPEWYTEKGIELILSTEIVKADLASKTLTSAAGATFKYDILIIATGSSVIKLSDFGTQGADAKNIFYLREIDDADKLVEVFKTKKDGKAVIVGGGYIGLELSAAMKINNLDVTMVYPEPWCMPRLFTSELAAFYEGYYAKKGVKIIKGTVAVGFDADASGEVKNVKLKDGRVLDADIVVVGVGGRPLTKLFKGQVEEEKGGIKTDGFFKTSVPDVYAVGDVATFPLKLFNDVRRVEHVDHARKSAEHAVKAIKASEERKSIDEYDYLPYFYSRSFDLSWQFYGDNVGDTVFFGDSDLESPTPKFGSFWIKDRKVVGAFLEAGTPEENSAIAKVARLQPAVQNLDELKEGLTFASKV; encoded by the exons ATGGCGGAGAAGCATTTCAAGTACGTGATCGTTGGTGGTGGTGTTGCAGCT GGATATGCTGCAAGGGAGTTTGCTAAACAAGGCCTTAAGTCGGGGGAGCTGGCAATTATTTCCAAAGAAGCA GTGGCTCCTTATGAGCGTCCAGCACTTAGCAAGGCATACCTTTTTCCTCAGG GATTTGCAAGACTCCCAGGATTTCATGTCTGTGTTGGGAGTGGGGGTGAGAGACTACTTCCAGAGTGGTACACTGAGAAAG GCATAGAGTTGATCCTAAGCACTGAAATAGTGAAGGCAGATCTAGCTTCAAAGACTCTCACTAGTGCAGCTGGAGCAACCTTCAAGTATGACATTCTGATCATTGCAACTGGGTCTTCG GTCATTAAGTTGAGTGACTTTGGTACTCAAGGAGCTGACGCCAAGAACATCTTCTACTTGAGAGAAATTGACGATGCTGACAAGCTTGTAGAAGTATTTAAGACAAAGAAGGATGGAAAGGCTGTGATTGTTGGAGGGGGATATATTGGTCTGGAGCTTAGTGCTGCAATGAAGATCAACAATCTTGATGTTACTATGGTGTATCCGGAACCATGGTGCA TGCCTCGGCTCTTTACTTCTGAATTAGCCGCTTTCTATGAGGGTTATTATGCTAAGAAAGGTGTCAAAATTATTAAGGGAACCGTTGCAGTTGGGTTTGATGCAGATGCAAGTGGAGAG GTGAAGAATGTAAAACTTAAGGACGGGAGGGTATTGGATGCTgacattgttgttgttggtgttggtgGAAGACCCCTTACCAAATTGTTCAAAGGCCAGGTTGAGGAAGAGAAGGGTGGAATTAAG ACTGATGGGTTCTTCAAAACTAGTGTTCCTGATGTGTATGCTGTTGGTGATGTGGCTACCTTCCCATTGAAATTGTTCAATGATGTGAGGAGAGTAGAGCATGTAGATCATGCCAGAAAATCAGCAGAGCATGCTGTCAAG GCTATCAAGGCAAGCGAGGAAAGGAAGTCCATTGATGAGTATGACTACCTTCCATACTTCTATTCCCGCTCCTTTGATCTATCATGGCAGTTCTATGGAGACAATGTTGGGGATACTGTGTTTTTCGGAGACAGTGATCTAGAATCACCCACACCTAAGTTTGGATCATTTTGGATCAAGGACAGGAAGGTAGTTGGCGCATTCTTGGAGGCTGGTACACCAGAAGAGAACAGTGCCATTGCCAAAGTTGCAAGGCTCCAACCTGCAGTTCAAAATC